The following proteins come from a genomic window of Pseudochaenichthys georgianus chromosome 19, fPseGeo1.2, whole genome shotgun sequence:
- the tvp23b gene encoding Golgi apparatus membrane protein TVP23 homolog B, producing the protein MLREDNDEDVSLFDAEEDAGKRSKKSNMKHPLACFFHLFFRVSAVIVYLLCEIFSSTFIACMVTIILLLSCDFWTVKNISGRLLVGLRWWNQVDDDGRSHWVFEARKGTVKQQASDSESRIFWIGLIVCPILWVIFAFSTLFSFKLKWVPVVIMGVVLQGANLYGYVKCKVGGKTSLKNMATNYFGRQFLKQAMSKEEES; encoded by the exons ATGCTAAGAGAA GATAATGATGAAGACGTGTCTCTGTTTGACGCAGAGGAAGATGCAGGGAAAAGGTCAAAGAAGTCAAATATGAA GCATCCACTGGCCTGCTTCTTCCACCTGTTCTTCAGAGTCAGCGCCGTCATCGTGTACCTGCTCTGTGAGATTTTCAGCAGCACATTCATCGCATGCATGGTCACCATAATCCTCCTGCTCTCCTGTGACTTCTGGACAGTGAAG AACATCAGTGGGAGGTTGCTGGTGGGTCTGAGGTGGTGGAACCAGGTGGACGATGATGGACGCAGCCACTGGGTGTTTGAGGCTAGGAAG GGGACCGTGAAGCAACAAGCGTCAGATTCTGAGTCCCGAATCTTCTGGATTGGTCTGATCGTGTGTCCCATCCTCTGGGTCATCTTTGCTTTCAGCACCCTCTTTTCCTTCAAGCTTAAATGGGTG CCGGTGGTGATCATGGGAGTGGTGCTACAAGGAGCCAACCTCTATGGCTATGTGAAGTGTAAAGTGGGGGGCAAGACCAGCCTCAAGAACATGGCTACAAATTATTTTGGACGACAGTTTCTCAAACAG GCGATGTCTAAAGAAGAGGAATCGTAG